Proteins from a genomic interval of Syngnathus typhle isolate RoL2023-S1 ecotype Sweden linkage group LG15, RoL_Styp_1.0, whole genome shotgun sequence:
- the dlb gene encoding delta-like protein B: MAHAHLRYLSALALVHVVLCSGVFELKINSFHTAQRICRRHRDCHIFFRICLKHPEDVISAEPPCTFGTGQTNVIRADHTSISSSAPIRVPFHFKWPGTFSLIIEAWNAESPTEYTDNQNNLVNRLATKRRLAIGEDWSQDVHFGEQSELRYSYHVFCDEFYFGDGCAEYCRPRDDTLGHYTCDEEGNRICLEGWKGNYCSEPICSADCNERHGYCEAPGGCKCRMGWQGPSCSDCVRYPGCLHGTCSQPWQCNCQEGWGGLFCDQDLNYCTNHKPCAHGATCTNTGQGSYTCTCRPGYGGTNCELETNECDSNPCKNGGSCNDLENDYSCTCPQGFYGKNCEIIAMTCADGPCFNGGTCVETTTGGYTCRCPPSYTGSNCEKKLDRCSNRPCLNGGECLDLGQSVLCRCQAGFTGANCQVNTDDCASNPCQNAGTCQDGVNDYICSCTLGYTGKNCSVRSDACGERPCQNGGTCFTHFTGPVCQCPKGFMGPSCEFTLQPSFKPALRQSSQPSSATLTISCILAVLVVALAAGIILLRRRRRLQGRKQLSDTAVYNDLETVNNLGGSERDSFLSPNGLFKISNSTARLSFAPCSEGRSGYRHNPVESSLGRAEFIWRDEAGLGSLAGLR; this comes from the exons ATGGCACATGCACACCTGAGATACCTTTCGGCTTTGGCCTTGGTGCACGTT GTGTTATGCTCCGGAGTGTTTGAGTTGAAAATCAACTCATTCCACACGGCGCAGCGAATTTGCAGACGGCATAGGGACTGCCACATCTTTTTTCGAATTTGCCTCAAGCATCCGGAAGATGTGATCTCCGCAGAGCCTCCGTGCACGTTTGGGACCGGGCAAACCAATGTCATCAGGGCCGATCACACGTCCATCTCCAGCAGTGCCCCGATCAGGGTGCCGTTCCACTTCAAATGGCCG GGGACATTTTCGTTGATTATTGAAGCATGGAACGCAGAATCCCCAACTGAATACACAG ATAACCAAAACAATCTAGTGAATCGCCTGGCCACCAAGAGGAGACTGGCCATCGGGGAGGACTGGTCCCAGGACGTGCACTTTGGAGAGCAGAGCGAGCTGCGATATTCCTACCACGTCTTCTGTGACGAATTCTACTTTGGAGACGGCTGCGCCGAGTATTGCAGGCCGCGGGACGACACGCTGGGTCATTACACCTGTGACGAGGAGGGCAACCGCATCTGCTTGGAGGGATGGAAAGGAAACTACTGCTCTGAAC CCATCTGCTCTGCGGACTGCAACGAGAGGCACGGCTACTGTGAGGCCCCGGGGGGCTGTAAATGTCGCATGGGTTGGCAGGGTCCCTCGTGCAGCGATTGCGTGCGCTACCCGGGCTGCCTCCACGGCACCTGCAGCCAGCCTTGGCAGTGTAACTGTCAGGAGGGTTGGGGGGGCCTCTTTTGCGACCAGGATCTCAACTACTGCACCAACCACAAGCCGTGCGCCCACGGCGCAACCTGCACCAACACGGGTCAAGGCAGCTACACTTGTACCTGCAGGCCTGGTTATGGGGGAACCAATTGTGAGCTGGAAACCAATGAGTGTGACAGCAACCCCTGCAAAAATGGAGGCAGCTGCAAT GACCTCGAAAATGACTACTCGTGCACCTGCCCGCAAGGATTCTACGGCAAAAACTGTGAAATCATTGCAATGACGTGTGCCGATGGTCCCTGCTTCAACGGCGGGACGTGTGTGGAGACCACGACGGGGGGTTACACCTGCCGCTGCCCACCCAGTTACACCGGCTCCAACTGTGAAAAGAAGCTGGATCGCTGCAGCAATAGGCCCTGTTTAAACG GTGGCGAGTGTCTAGACCTGGGCCAGAGCGTTCTCTGCCGCTGTCAGGCGGGCTTCACCGGCGCCAACTGCCAAGTCAACACGGACGACTGTGCTTCAAACCCTTGCCAGAATGCCGGGACCTGTCAAGATGGTGTGAATGACTACATTTGCTCCTGCACCTTGGGCTACACCGGCAAGAACTGCAGCGTGCGCTCGGACGCATGCGGCGAACGTCCTTGTCAGAACGGCGGCACTTGCTTCACTCACTTCACAGGGCCCGTGTGCCAGTGCCCCAAAGGATTTATGGGTCCCAGTTGCGAGTTCACGCTCCAGCCCAGTTTCAAGCCGGCTTTGCGTCAAAGCTCGCAGCCCTCTTCGGCCACGTTGACCATCTCCTGCATTCTTGCCGTCCTGGTGGTGGCTCTGGCGGCCGGTATTATCTTGCTGAGGAGGCGCAGGAGGCTGCAAGGAAGGAAGCAGCTCAGCGACACAGCAGTTTACAATGACCTGGAGACGGTGAACAACCTGGGAGGAAGCGAGAGAGACTCCTTCCTCAGCCCAAACGGTCTGTTCAAGATCAGCAACAGCACAGCCCGCCTCAGCTTTGCGCCCTGTTCGGAAGGAAGGTCAGGGTACAGACACAACCCTGTGGAGAGCAGCCTGGGCAGGGCGGAATTTATATGGAGGGATGAGGCAGGCCTTGGTTCACTTGCTGGCCTCAGGTGA
- the capns1a gene encoding calpain small subunit 1a isoform X2 codes for MSFASKFIGGLINVIGNIDPAAFMPSEPPPPRRPIAYAEQHENDEEKQFRRVFQQLAGDDMEVSPAELMNILNKIIGKHGDLKTDGFSIESCRSMVAVMDSDSTGKLGFHEFKYLWNNIKKWQAMYKTYDTDGSGVIGADELPNAFKAAGFPLSEQLFQMIIRRYSDESGNLDFDNYIGCLVRLDAMCRAFKTLDKDNNGSIKVNVQEWLQLTMYS; via the exons ATGTCATTTGCCAGTAAATTCATCGGTGGCCTAATTAATGTCATCGG CAACATCGACCCGGCCGCGTTCATGCCCTCGGAACCT CCTCCACCTCGCAGACCCATCGCATACGCCGAGCAGCATGAGAACGATGAGGAGAAACAGTTCCGCAGAGTCTTCCAGCAACTGGCCGGAGAT GACATGGAAGTGAGTCCTGCTGAACTCATGAACATCCTCAACAAAATTATTGGAAAAC ATGGAGATCTGAAGACGGATGGCTTCAGTATTGAGTCTTGCAGAAGCATGGTGGCAGTCATGGAT AGTGACAGCACTGGAAAACTCGGCTTCCATGAATTCAAATACTTGTGGAACAACATCAAGAAATGGCAGGCAA TGTACAAGACCTACGATACTGATGGCTCTGGGGTGATTGGGGCGGATGAATTGCCCAACGCTTTCAAAGCTGCTG GCTTTCCTCTGAGTGAGCAGCTGTTCCAGATGATCATTCGCAGGTACAGCGACGAGAGCGGCAACTTGGATTTTGACAACTACATTGGCTGTCTCGTAAGGCTGGACGCCATGTGCC GTGCCTTTAAAACGCTGGATAAGGACAACAACGGGAGTATCAAAGTCAATGTTCAGGAG TGGCTTCAGTTGACCATGTATTCTTGA
- the zgc:153990 gene encoding nuclear apoptosis-inducing factor 1, translated as MSSTLLFNQDSVIRFKKRKARFTFSEVHILLDEVRKHRSVIVGKFNRGVPTDVKKRTWAEIAARVNEIGECQREVIEVIKKWSDLKCDTKRKVAAMRSGKVPNRGINSRLSKDLNQTEKVVLQILEMDQEDQINSDLGPLCDDDDDDVEEMDEDDMVGMQSSPNGADESSRPPAMSSGGFAQSGDSSHTAFDVQFEIPVSEDWDDDDTLPSSFPNKLRGDHQGKNGLHKQEQAPTSSRVSTLTASIPFSGLPSANVRESMLQNASASLQEQHATNVLLETVSRSLELLSESVQQLAETQQEFVRESLQLQRETVQVLRDFTGSAITLMHDKLNGRPAL; from the exons ATGTCTTCAACGTTACTCTTCAACCAAGACAGTGTCATACGCTTCAAGAAAAGGAAAGCGCGTTTCACATTCAGTGAGGTCCACATCCTTTTAGATGAAGTGAGGAAACATCGCTCTGTGATTGTGG GCAAATTCAACCGTGGCGTGCCAACAGATGTGAAGAAGCGCACATGGGCTGAAATCGCAGCTCGTGTCAATGAGATCGGCGAGTGTCAGCGAGAGGTCATTGAGGTCATTAAGAAATGGTCAGACCTGAAGTGTGACACCAAGCGGAAAGTTGCTGCCATGCGCTCAGGCAAGGTGCCAAACCGGGGCATCAACTCGCGGCTCTCCAAAGACCTTAACCAAACCGAGAAAGTCGTGCTTCAGATTCTGGAGATGGATCAGGAAGATCAGATCAACAGTGACTTAGGCCCTCTttgcgacgacgacgacgacgacgttgAAGAAATGGACGAGGACGACATGGTTGGAATGCAGAGTTCGCCGAACGGTGCCGACGAATCGTCTCGGCCTCCGGCAATGTCTTCAGGTGGATTTGCGCAGTCAG gGGACTCATCACATACTGCCTTTGACGTGCAGTTTGAAATACCTGTATCAGAAG ACTGGGATGATGACGACACGCTCCCTTCAAGTTTCCCAAATAAACTAAGAGGGGATCACCAAGGAAAGAATGGCCTCCATAAACAAGAACAAGCTCCTACTTCCTCTCGCGTTTCAACCTTGACAGCCTCAATTCCATTCAGCGGTCTGCCCAGCGCAAACGTGAGGGAAAGCATGCTACAAAATGCTTCGGCCAGCCTCCAGGAGCAGCATGCCACCAACGTCCTGCTGGAAACGGTTTCCCGCTCGCTGGAGCTTCTGTCCGAGTCGGTGCAGCAGCTTGCGGAAACCCAGCAGGAATTTGTGCGCGAGTCCCTGCAGCTCCAACGAGAAACTGTCCAGGTGCTTCGAGACTTTACGGGCAGCGCCATCACGCTCATGCACGATAAGCTCAACGGACGGCCAGCGTTATAG
- the ppp1r14aa gene encoding protein phosphatase 1, regulatory (inhibitor) subunit 14Aa, with amino-acid sequence MASDRTGTQPGESGDVHLLDEDPLEESSGGHAPKRHARVTVKYNRKELQRRLDVEKWIDERLDVLYSGQEEDMPEEVNIDDFIDLPDDVERVQKLQELLTKCNKDTETFVRELVEKLQGVHKEEELQSEGVEHPVIAHSHHRHEPYHFNKPHHFHQGQNQTL; translated from the exons ATGGCATCCGACCGGACCGGTACCCAACCTGGAGAAAGCGGGGACGTTCATTTATTAGATGAAGATCCGCTTGAGGAATCCAGCGGGGGGCATGCCCCCAAAAGACATGCCCGGGTTACGGTCAAATACAACCGCAAAGAGCTGCAGAGACGCCTCGATGTGGAGAAGTGGATTGATGAGCGTCTTGACGTGCTCTACTCTGGTCAG GAAGAAGATATGCCTGAAGAGGTGAATATTGATGACTTCATTGACCTTCCTGATGATGTGGAACGTGTTCAAAAACTGCAG GAGCTTCTTACAAAGTGTAACAAAGACACTGAg ACCTTCGTCAGAGAGCTGGTGGAGAAGCTACAGGGAGTTCATAAGGAGGAAGAGCTGCAGAGTGAAGGCGTGGAGCATCCCGTCATCGCTCACAGCCACCATCGCCATGAACCTTATCACTTCAACAAACCACACCATTTCCACCAAGGCCAGAACCAGACCCTTTGA
- the capns1a gene encoding calpain small subunit 1a isoform X1 gives MSFASKFIGGLINVIGNIDPAAFMPSEPPPPRRPIAYAEQHENDEEKQFRRVFQQLAGDDMEVSPAELMNILNKIIGKHGDLKTDGFSIESCRSMVAVMDSDSTGKLGFHEFKYLWNNIKKWQGVYKTYDTDGSGVIGADELPNAFKAAGFPLSEQLFQMIIRRYSDESGNLDFDNYIGCLVRLDAMCRAFKTLDKDNNGSIKVNVQEWLQLTMYS, from the exons ATGTCATTTGCCAGTAAATTCATCGGTGGCCTAATTAATGTCATCGG CAACATCGACCCGGCCGCGTTCATGCCCTCGGAACCT CCTCCACCTCGCAGACCCATCGCATACGCCGAGCAGCATGAGAACGATGAGGAGAAACAGTTCCGCAGAGTCTTCCAGCAACTGGCCGGAGAT GACATGGAAGTGAGTCCTGCTGAACTCATGAACATCCTCAACAAAATTATTGGAAAAC ATGGAGATCTGAAGACGGATGGCTTCAGTATTGAGTCTTGCAGAAGCATGGTGGCAGTCATGGAT AGTGACAGCACTGGAAAACTCGGCTTCCATGAATTCAAATACTTGTGGAACAACATCAAGAAATGGCAG GGAGTGTACAAGACCTACGATACTGATGGCTCTGGGGTGATTGGGGCGGATGAATTGCCCAACGCTTTCAAAGCTGCTG GCTTTCCTCTGAGTGAGCAGCTGTTCCAGATGATCATTCGCAGGTACAGCGACGAGAGCGGCAACTTGGATTTTGACAACTACATTGGCTGTCTCGTAAGGCTGGACGCCATGTGCC GTGCCTTTAAAACGCTGGATAAGGACAACAACGGGAGTATCAAAGTCAATGTTCAGGAG TGGCTTCAGTTGACCATGTATTCTTGA